From Bacillus sp. FSL K6-3431, the proteins below share one genomic window:
- a CDS encoding efflux RND transporter permease subunit yields MKGLVNFVLKNKLAVWLLTIIIVASGIYSGTRMKTETIPDISIPYLMVMGVYPGATPEQVMEDVSMPLEKAAENLEDVKSVYSNSYSNMASIQVEYEYGIDMDEAKRALQSALDAVTLPEEAQKPSITAISMNMMPVVALSVSSQKEDIVELTSTVEEILLPKMEKIDGVASATITGQHIEEVQLTYNKEKMAELDLTEDKVKEMIQASDLAVSLGLYEFEEGEQAVSVDGKFMTANELKEMLIPVTPSAANPSPFVKLSDIATINVVGKVESVSRTNGENAIAIQIIKGQQANTVDVVNDVKDLIKEEEKKIDGLVIDVSLDQGEPIEDSISTMIEKALFGGLIAILIILLFLRDFKSTIISIVSIPVSIFMALLLLNWLDITLNIMTLGAITVAIGRVIDDSIVVVENIYRRLHLKEEKLTGRALVREATIEMFKPIMSSTLVTVAVFAPLIFVGGMVGELFMPFALTMTFALGASLIVAITIVPALSHFLFKKKLYSEKTESSHKEAGKLAKSYKGILKWTLNHKWITSIISIVLLAGSVALTPLIGFSFMGSEEEKVMYLTYTPEAGELKEDTLANIELVEEKLLKRDDIDIVQLSVTENGDEMSAMMGGGAGGALMYLIFDPDMDDFPEAREEIEDYVFNIDQSGEWKSQDFTSMSMSTNEVSYSFYSEDLDKLNETVKMVENVMNKNDGLEKVSSSAEDAYVEYTFKVAQDELLQYGLTTGQIVMMLSPTTTKDVLTTVEKDGNSIEVIVQQEQAAQPKSIDDILATEVPTAVGAPMKLSELVKVEKGTTLNTLARSQGEYYATVSGTIIGDDISKATSEVDKAIDKLDLPKGVTIGVAGVAADMTETFTQLGVAMLAAIAIVYFILVVTFREGVAPFAILFSLPFAVIGSFVGLLIAGETISVSVMMGLLMLIGIVVTNAIVLVDRIIRMERDGMVMREAILEAGVTRLRPILMTAIATIGALIPLAIGSGGGGGLISKGLGITVIGGLISSTLLTLIVVPIVYEILSKLFKKNRKEIEED; encoded by the coding sequence GTGAAAGGTTTAGTCAACTTTGTTTTAAAGAATAAATTAGCAGTATGGCTGCTGACGATTATCATTGTTGCATCTGGTATTTACTCAGGTACGCGAATGAAAACGGAGACGATTCCAGATATTTCAATTCCTTACTTAATGGTAATGGGCGTATACCCGGGGGCAACCCCTGAGCAAGTAATGGAAGACGTGTCCATGCCATTAGAGAAGGCAGCAGAAAACCTTGAAGATGTGAAATCCGTTTATTCAAATTCCTATTCTAACATGGCAAGCATCCAAGTGGAATACGAATACGGTATAGATATGGATGAGGCGAAACGTGCATTGCAATCTGCGTTAGATGCAGTGACACTACCAGAAGAAGCACAAAAGCCATCAATAACAGCAATTAGTATGAACATGATGCCAGTTGTTGCACTAAGTGTAAGTAGTCAGAAAGAAGATATTGTTGAACTAACCTCAACAGTAGAGGAAATATTACTTCCGAAAATGGAAAAAATCGATGGTGTTGCGTCTGCAACAATTACGGGTCAGCATATTGAAGAAGTGCAGCTAACGTATAACAAAGAAAAAATGGCTGAACTTGACCTAACGGAAGATAAAGTAAAGGAAATGATTCAAGCAAGTGATCTTGCCGTTTCATTAGGCCTTTACGAGTTTGAAGAAGGTGAACAAGCTGTATCAGTAGACGGTAAGTTCATGACAGCTAATGAATTGAAGGAAATGCTTATTCCTGTAACACCGTCAGCTGCAAATCCATCACCATTTGTGAAACTTAGCGATATCGCTACAATTAATGTAGTTGGTAAAGTAGAATCGGTTTCCCGTACAAACGGTGAAAATGCCATTGCCATTCAAATTATCAAAGGGCAACAAGCGAACACAGTTGATGTTGTAAACGATGTGAAAGATTTAATCAAAGAGGAAGAGAAAAAAATCGATGGTCTTGTAATCGATGTATCACTTGACCAAGGTGAGCCAATTGAAGATTCGATTTCAACGATGATTGAAAAAGCGTTATTTGGTGGTTTAATTGCGATATTAATTATTCTACTATTCTTGCGTGATTTCAAATCAACTATTATATCAATCGTATCCATTCCAGTTTCGATTTTCATGGCTTTACTGCTACTAAACTGGTTAGATATTACATTAAATATTATGACGCTTGGTGCTATTACAGTTGCGATCGGTCGTGTAATCGATGACTCCATCGTAGTAGTTGAAAATATTTATCGGCGTCTGCATTTAAAAGAAGAGAAATTAACAGGGCGCGCACTAGTGCGTGAGGCGACAATTGAAATGTTCAAACCTATTATGTCATCCACATTAGTAACGGTTGCGGTATTCGCACCACTTATCTTCGTTGGTGGTATGGTTGGCGAGCTGTTCATGCCGTTTGCTTTAACAATGACGTTTGCGCTTGGTGCTTCGTTAATTGTTGCGATCACAATCGTACCTGCATTATCTCACTTCTTATTTAAGAAAAAATTATATAGTGAAAAGACAGAAAGCAGTCATAAAGAAGCTGGTAAACTAGCTAAATCATACAAAGGTATTCTTAAATGGACACTTAACCATAAATGGATTACTTCCATCATATCCATTGTATTATTAGCTGGTAGTGTGGCGTTAACGCCATTAATCGGTTTTAGCTTTATGGGTAGTGAAGAAGAAAAAGTGATGTACTTAACATACACGCCGGAAGCAGGCGAGCTAAAGGAAGATACATTAGCGAATATTGAATTGGTAGAAGAAAAATTATTAAAACGTGATGATATTGATATTGTTCAATTATCTGTGACGGAAAATGGCGATGAGATGTCAGCAATGATGGGTGGCGGAGCAGGCGGTGCTTTAATGTACCTAATCTTCGACCCAGACATGGATGATTTCCCAGAGGCTCGTGAGGAAATTGAAGATTACGTGTTCAACATTGATCAATCAGGTGAATGGAAGAGCCAGGATTTCACTTCTATGTCAATGTCTACAAACGAAGTTAGCTACTCATTCTACAGTGAAGATTTAGATAAACTAAATGAAACTGTTAAAATGGTAGAAAATGTGATGAATAAAAATGACGGCTTAGAAAAGGTTTCTTCAAGTGCAGAGGATGCCTATGTTGAGTACACATTCAAAGTAGCACAAGATGAATTGCTACAGTATGGTTTAACGACAGGTCAAATCGTCATGATGTTAAGTCCAACAACAACAAAAGATGTTTTAACAACGGTTGAAAAAGACGGTAACTCAATAGAGGTAATCGTTCAGCAAGAACAGGCAGCACAACCAAAATCAATCGATGATATATTAGCAACAGAAGTACCGACAGCAGTTGGTGCACCAATGAAACTTTCTGAGCTTGTGAAAGTTGAGAAAGGCACAACACTAAATACGCTTGCTCGTAGTCAAGGTGAATACTACGCAACGGTTTCTGGAACAATCATCGGTGATGATATTTCCAAAGCAACATCTGAAGTAGATAAAGCAATTGATAAATTAGATTTACCTAAAGGTGTTACAATCGGCGTTGCTGGTGTAGCCGCAGATATGACGGAAACATTTACACAACTTGGTGTCGCAATGCTTGCAGCAATCGCAATCGTGTACTTCATCCTTGTTGTAACATTCCGTGAGGGTGTCGCACCATTTGCCATCCTATTCTCGTTACCTTTTGCGGTAATTGGTTCATTCGTTGGTTTATTAATCGCTGGTGAAACAATCTCTGTATCTGTCATGATGGGGCTGTTAATGTTAATTGGTATCGTTGTAACAAACGCCATCGTCCTCGTAGATCGTATTATACGAATGGAACGTGATGGTATGGTTATGCGTGAAGCGATTCTAGAGGCCGGTGTAACGCGTTTACGCCCAATCTTAATGACAGCTATCGCAACGATCGGTGCATTAATTCCATTAGCAATCGGATCAGGCGGCGGTGGCGGCTTAATTTCGAAAGGCCTTGGTATTACAGTAATTGGTGGTTTAATCAGTTCAACGTTATTAACATTAATTGTTGTACCAATCGTTTATGAGATACTATCGAAGTTATTCAAGAAAAACCGTAAAGAAATAGAAGAAGACTAA
- a CDS encoding DUF6597 domain-containing transcriptional factor: protein MVLLQRKIASRTWNSLIDHNDILCHFPIAGLMTKFEAMNFPQNQSLFGIRFFSDTVRHFFKFPISKFRKF, encoded by the coding sequence TTGGTTTTATTACAGCGGAAGATTGCAAGCAGGACTTGGAACAGCCTTATTGATCATAATGATATACTTTGTCATTTTCCAATAGCAGGATTGATGACCAAATTTGAAGCAATGAATTTTCCTCAAAATCAATCCTTATTTGGAATACGCTTTTTTTCAGATACCGTACGACATTTTTTCAAATTTCCAATTTCCAAGTTTAGAAAGTTTTAA
- a CDS encoding helix-turn-helix domain-containing protein, protein MEEIHLIIAKNLKALRDSKKLSLEKVAELTGVSKTMIGQIERGESTPTITTVWKIANGLKVSFTSLINNPQPDTKVVLRREIQILSEDNGKYRVYPYFPFEDDKRFEVYSVEIEKGGFLSADSHMEGTEELLTVFEGELTVRVNNNEYTVKNGDSIRFKADRPHAYHNSGKSLTRLSMILYYPT, encoded by the coding sequence ATGGAAGAAATACATCTTATCATTGCAAAAAATTTAAAAGCTTTGCGAGATAGTAAGAAATTAAGTCTTGAAAAGGTGGCGGAATTAACTGGAGTAAGCAAAACAATGATAGGGCAAATTGAAAGGGGAGAATCAACCCCAACAATTACAACGGTTTGGAAAATAGCAAATGGACTAAAGGTTTCTTTTACTTCACTAATAAATAATCCACAACCAGATACAAAAGTTGTTTTAAGAAGAGAAATTCAAATATTATCTGAAGACAATGGAAAATATAGAGTCTATCCCTATTTTCCATTCGAAGATGATAAACGCTTTGAAGTTTATTCAGTTGAGATAGAAAAAGGTGGATTCCTAAGTGCTGATTCGCATATGGAGGGGACTGAAGAGCTATTAACTGTTTTTGAAGGAGAACTAACTGTACGTGTAAATAACAATGAATACACTGTAAAAAATGGAGATTCTATCAGATTCAAGGCTGATCGACCCCATGCCTATCATAATTCCGGGAAATCATTAACTAGATTAAGTATGATCTTATATTATCCAACTTAA